A genome region from Cryptosporidium parvum Iowa II chromosome 8, whole genome shotgun sequence includes the following:
- a CDS encoding 10 transmembrane domain, possible aa transporter, which translates to MNSNMSKPLLEIRGNGCRNLSRSSISSYKTMNRTQSLAIYGLFEDEPETLPGLGGAIQGSSLSEAVSAMVNTMLGIGTLAIPLAYAANGLLQGILLTIFCAFLSSLSLYLLSSIAMEYGDDVSFYSVTANHMPGLKLIVDSAIVIKSLGVSTSYLMVVGDLVYSLFFYNNSFGIDPKVLRAIVLLTSVVFFIAPASFPHKLKSMKYTNWLSVICILYVVAVVFFRLMYSVRTTYLPGLEEQPAFLTGNLDYFSTLSLRRTLETFPILIFAFTCQQNIFTVSNELHNRTLNRLSKIIIISIGTGVVVYSIIGISGYLLFGRLINKANVLELFKTNTLDIFIAKFFIAVSMVFSFPIQCHPCRRSLSILLYSGVTEMEPKAEKRALNLITVFILVLTTSCAIYFTNLGLAYELVGTICSNTTAFIIPSLLYIKVFDHKGLTIEKLLAFFLLIMAVLILILCLSAIFIGLLRK; encoded by the coding sequence atgaattcaaatatgAGCAAGCCTCTTTTGGAGATTAGAGGCAATGGATGTCGTAATCTTTCAAGGAGTTCAATTTCAAGTTATAAAACTATGAATCGAACACAATCTTTGGCTATTTATGGTctttttgaagatgaaCCAGAAACACTTCCAGGACTTGGTGGTGCAATTCAAGGATCTTCTTTAAGTGAGGCAGTTTCAGCAATGGTTAATACTATGCTTGGAATTGGTACTCTAGCTATACCTTTGGCGTATGCAGCTAATGGTTTATTACAAGGAATATTACTTACAATCTTTTGTGCATTTTTATCATCTCTTTCACTCTATCTCTTATCCTCAATAGCAATGGAATATGGTGATGATGTCAGCTTTTATTCAGTTACTGCTAACCATATGCCCGGGTTAAAGTTGATTGTTGATAGTGCAATCGTTATCAAATCTTTAGGAGTATCTACTTCATATCTTATGGTTGTTGGAGATTTAGTATACTCATTATTCTtctataataattcttttggGATTGATCCAAAGGTTCTGAGAGCCATTGTTCTATTAACATCAgttgttttttttattgctCCAGCATCTTTTCCTCATAAACTAAAATCTATGAAATATACTAACTGGCTCAGTGTTATTTGCATATTATATGTGGTTGCTGTTGTATTCTTCAGACTTATGTATAGTGTAAGAACAACGTATTTGCCTGGGCTTGAAGAACAACCTGCCTTTTTAACAGGGAACTTGGATTATTTCAGTACACTTTCACTTCGTAGAACACTTGAGACTTTTCCTATACTCATTTTTGCATTTACTTGCCAgcaaaatatatttacagTATCAAATGAACTTCACAACAGAACCTTGAATAGACTTTCtaagattattattatttccattgGAACAGGTGTTGTTGTTTATTCTATCATTGGAATTTCTGGATATCTACTTTTTGGTCGTCTAATCAACAAAGCAAATgtattggaattatttaaaactaatactttggatatttttattgcaaaattcttcattgCAGTATCTATGGTATTTTCCTTCCCCATTCAATGCCATCCATGTAGAAGATCTTTATCAATTTTACTTTACAGTGGTGTAACTGAAATGGAACCTAAAGCAGAAAAAAGAGCTTTGAATCTTATTACAGTTTTTATTCTTGTTTTAACAACATCTTGTGCCATTTACTTTACAAATCTTGGCCTTGCTTACGAACTTGTTGGTACAATTTGCAGCAACACCACTGCCTTTATTATACCTTCtcttttatatattaaggTGTTTGATCACAAAGGACTAACAATTGAAAAACTCCTTGCATTCTTTTTACTCATTATGGCTGTTTTGATTCTTATATTGTGTTTGAGTGCGATTTTTATCGGGTTATTGAGAAAGTAG
- a CDS encoding hypothetical protein (signal peptide, similar to putative purple acid phosphatase precursor) has product MIGQQMNIRSKYFGLATIFIVSILRYSLCELTVFSIGDWGEKTECLVNVTTKMGSLESAMNPKFIISVGDNFYQRGVKSVEDAAWTEILEEPFGKLSKHLKVHSCLGDHDWRGSTTAQIDRTNYANNTRWYLPGYWWYEKVTFTSEVSLPSLFEKSGLGEISANNSFHFNSSKTENSTSCEIDCLDEIVDNLNTMVNRNNSWNEDLSYKTSISEYFSEKQVNSTAVFIYIDSWTLTQDPFKKTSISYKYSQLEFIEQTLKAAVFENVDWIILVTHYSIYSSGLHGPHTRLASILLPLIKKYRVDFIISGHDHHSEILVPEDFNSYFQIVGASSKPRTSFGATDENSIFKSNTCSFASFTFSKDIAVSRIFSINSSLFSYFKRSNKFERSKLKIEDTQYPHFVSLLRVKPLINVSGWTLSLSLFS; this is encoded by the coding sequence ATGATAGGGCAGCAAATGAATATTCGTAGCAAGTATTTTGGGCTTGcaacaatatttattgtCAGCATATTAAGATACTCATTGTGTGAGCTAACTGTTTTTTCAATTGGGGATTGGGGTGAAAAGACGGAGTGCCTTGTGAATGTAACAACAAAAATGGGCAGTTTAGAATCTGCTATGAACCCtaagtttattatttcgGTGGGAGATAACTTTTATCAGAGGGGGGTGAAATCTGTGGAAGATGCTGCGTGGACAGAAATATTGGAGGAACCTTTTGGAAAATTAAGCAAGCATTTAAAAGTTCATTCTTGCTTAGGAGACCACGATTGGAGAGGAAGTACTACAGCTCAAATTGATAGGACAAATTACGCTAATAATACTCGTTGGTATCTTCCAGGATACTGGTGGTATGAAAAAGTGACTTTTACATCAGAAGTTAGTTTGCCATctctttttgaaaaatcagGCTTAGGGGAAATTTCAGCGAATAATAGTTttcattttaattcttccaAAACTGAAAATTCCACTAGTTGCGAAATTGATTGCTTGGATGAAATAGTTGATAACTTAAATACGATGGTCAATAGAAACAATTCCTGGAATGAGGACCTTAGTTATAAAACCTCCATTTCTGAATATTTCTCTGAAAAGCAGGTTAATTCCACTGCTGTATTTATATACATCGATAGTTGGACTTTAACGCAAGATCCTTTCAAGAAGACTTCTATTTCTTATAAATATTCACAACTAGAGTTTATTGAACAAACATTAAAGGCCGCAGTTTTTGAAAACGTTGATTGGATTATCCTCGTCACTCACTATTCAATTTACTCTAGTGGCCTTCATGGACCTCATACAAGACTTGCAAGTATCCTTCTCCCACTTATTAAGAAATATAGAGTggattttattatttctggTCATGACCATCATTCTGAAATTCTTGTGCCAGAAGATTTTAATTCCTATTTCCAGATTGTTGGAGCTTCTAGTAAACCTAGAACAAGCTTTGGAGCAACTGACgaaaattctatttttaaatcCAATACTTGCTCTTTTGCTTCATTCACATTCTCCAAAGATATTGCTGTATCAAGAATTTTCTCTATTAATTCGTCCTTATTCAGCTATTTCAAAAGgtcaaataaatttgagaGATCTAAACTTAAGATAGAAGATACTCAATATCCACACTTTGTTTCCTTACTCAGGGTGAAACCACTTATTAATGTTTCTGGTTGGACTTTGTCCCTTTCATTATTCTCTTAG
- a CDS encoding hypothetical protein (with domain similar to YL1 nuclear protein), with translation MTQEYQKSNHDCDFDEGEASGDDVDEDVREVEMNIDEIEDEVTDDEGDESSEEGSEEDEELEKKVLPERASRGKRYTQLLGEEEEKDVKFWGHDTWEEEEEDSGWSSEDEKVELEILGGEDTSTDSENDSQSDDGMEEEMEAMAEDDDDDDVIDGKKPKKPKRMFSGKYKDPSLFLKSAQKEMLKKARKKASGIKKTGIVKKSPAALEPRTMSVRASTTQKKQDLQESIKRRDEEAQDRTNRKRLKKSSTSKEQAKTVMTQEERLEACKEIEKMNIESLNQLEAFEEHKRYLDNTSASIRKQLQSGSLNIYISWSSYRLMESEKNNSDEILNSDEYCREMIIYTDGNIPQHLDQKKDSNTNLHAKKEDGNYPPICSVYGVPAKYLDPLTNKYYSSLEAFKMIRKNYHASKYKEFLPEIREVQDLILETKKLIGEETQDYQLNNSFVKAE, from the coding sequence ATGACTCAGGAATATCAAAAGAGTAATCATGACTGTGATTTTGACGAGGGAGAGGCAAGTGGAGATGACGTAGATGAAGATGTTAGAGAAGTTGAGATgaatattgatgaaattgaagatgagGTTACAGATGATGAGGGTGATGAGAGCAGTGAGGAAGGTAGTGAGGAGGATgaagaattagaaaaaaaagtccTTCCAGAGAGAGCTTCTAGAGGGAAAAGATACACACAGCTTTTAGGTGAAGAGGAGGAAAAAGATGTTAAATTTTGGGGCCATGATACATGggaagaagaggaggaagacAGTGGATGGTCTTCAGAGGATGAGAAGGTTGAGCTTGAGATACTGGGAGGTGAGGACACAAGCACAGATTCTGAGAATGATAGCCAATCTGATGATGGGATGGAAGAGGAGATGGAGGCTATGGCGGAAGATGACGATGATGATGACGTGATCGATGGTAAAAAGCCTAAAAAACCTAAACGAATGTTTAGCGGAAAGTATAAGGACccatcattatttttaaagtcTGCTCAGAAGGAAATGCTTAAAAAGGCTAGGAAAAAAGCAAGCGGGATAAAGAAGACTGGTATTGTGAAGAAGAGCCCAGCTGCGCTGGAACCTAGAACAATGTCAGTTAGAGCATCCACAACTCAAAAGAAGCAAGATTTACAAGAATCCATTAAAAGGAGAGATGAGGAGGCCCAAGACAGGACAAACAGAAAAAGATTAAAGAAGAGTTCAACTTCTAAAGAACAAGCAAAAACAGTTATGACTCAGGAAGAAAGACTTGAAGCCTGCAAGGAAATtgagaaaatgaatatagAAAGCTTAAATCAATTGGAGGCATTTGAAGAGCATAAAAGATATTTGGACAACACTTCTGCTAGTATAAGAAAACAACTACAATCTGGTTCTCTTAACATTTATATATCTTGGTCATCTTACCGTCTTATGGAATCAGAAAAAAACAACTCTGATGAAATACTTAATAGTGATGAATATTGTAGGGAGATGATTATATATACTGATGGGAATATTCCTCAACATTTAGACCAAAAAAAGGATTCAAATACTAATTTGCATGCCAAAAAGGAAGATGGTAATTATCCACCAATATGTAGCGTTTATGGCGTTCCTGCCAAGTATTTAGATCCACTTACTAACAAGTATTATAGCAGTTTGGAAGCTTTTAAAATGATTAGGAAGAATTATCATGcttcaaaatataaagaatttcttCCAGAGATTAGAGAGGTTCAGGATCTCATCTTGGAAACTAAGAAGCTTATTGGTGAGGAAACCCAAGATTACCAGTTGAATAACTCTTTTGTTAAAGCTGAATAG